The Danio aesculapii chromosome 8, fDanAes4.1, whole genome shotgun sequence genome window below encodes:
- the rexo1 gene encoding RNA exonuclease 1 homolog produces MLRSTGFFRGIDCPFYCQNNNGKSGADGCSRPYCHFRHSRQRRGSSGIYDIKKTKALSSNPNDQEYDPFSPEVVRPGEQYNGEPPSTGQDVDLGTAELELVNRAIEAVRSELERDKKKLSQIGDQEYEPTTSSIKRHRTPVPSHEGYDPGSYQMDQASEYTPSPHSSKYTLDSDNSNANALEYVPTAVSKSKIKKVTLRPPSHAKCKYTLDTSKPTTDMEYDPLSNYSAKPTIKEQKTLASEGQRRKRLYSEKQGEAEEYVPTVKKPKSSFPKADVPKYTASFSESDEESSGTEYRPVSVSRLKHNRINTGLIKSSAMGQQKKQISKTEAYFSPCESDDTESQDVNRTNKKTDKKVSVSQTKTIKADKVKKENKDFIKKSQKEGRDSSSVDKTSKSSSKKDNSQSKNIEGSSKSKEKSHKDKSALKSADEKNKKVVKIKSESSHKEKNKASDSIKKPKMDKPVKTDKTSSKIKDQKNGKLESGSKEKDKKKSSSNTKDKSKKSSSVHDHKEAKKSKQRNLSHVDLFGADSAEEEEEEDERIVRKSASAFKRGGLVNNKRKSSSSSEDDSEVDDDDDGGVDAEDFSCLQDVMEYDSDPMEECLRIFNESKEVKREDKGRQAKQPSREQEEEDEETESTLTTLFPGQKKRVSHFKAQGKSETTMNSVPMPQRRMTAQEICYQRMQKAQQQAAQLAEAVKTASASTSSNPVLGISGEKRRVAHRPNASLPSSKPVDASSRVLSPTRGVTDQLSVKAQTSAGILSKTISTTVQKRVAHTPTLKSSTMKRPVIPTEFGAKVPTIVRQRYLNIFIDECLKFCSSEQDAFQLALEEEKVVYDRSSSKNIYLNVAVNTVKKLRSRTTPASPVTKSPAVSVNKKAQSHEDVLGGRLAATTSFTINRSGKQHDVNLKGAILYKKLRKYAMTEEQLQEHGYPLPHPEISGHAVVHNLPEKKNNDPFSKICCRCGAEYKVNSNGSCVRKEECSHHWGRLRRNRVPGGWETLYNCCSGAVGSPGCEVCKQHVQDGRKESLDGFVKTFSKPLPVDGNAGVYALDCEMCYTKQGLELTRVTVINSELKVVYDTFVKPGSRVVDYNTRFSGVTADDLENTTISLRDVQAVLLSMFSADSILIGHSLESDLFALKLIHSMVVDTAIVFPHRLGLPYKRALRNLMADYLKRIIQDNVGGHDSSEDARACMELMVWKIKEDAKVKR; encoded by the exons ATGTTGAGGTCAACAGGGTTCTTTCGTGGGATTGACTGCCCGTTTTACTGTCAAAATAATAATGGGAAATCAGGTGCTGACGGGTGCAGCAGACCATACTGTCATTTCAGGCACAGCAGACAAAGACGAGGCTCCTCTGGGATATACGACATCAAAAAGACTAAAGCGCTTTCCTCGAATCCAAACG ATCAAGAATATGATCCGTTCAGTCCAGAGGTTGTAAGACCAGGAGAGCAGTATAATGGCGAGCCACCGTCGACAGGTCAGGATGTGGACCTGGGGACAGCGGAGCTGGAGCTGGTCAATCGTGCCATTGAGGCTGTTCGCAGTGAGTTGGAAAGAGACAAGAAGAAGCTGTCTCAAATTGGAGATCAGGAATATGAGCCCACCACAAGCTCTATTAAGAGACACAGAACCCCAGTACCGTCCCATGAGGGCTACGATCCTGGGAGCTATCAAATGGACCAGGCGAGTGAATACACACCATCCCCTCATTCCAGTAAATACACTTTGGACTCCGACAACTCCAATGCCAATGCGTTGGAGTATGTGCCCACTGCTGTCTCCAAATCAAAGATTAAGAAGGTTACACTTCGGCCACCGTCCCACGCCAAGTGTAAATACACCCTGGATACTTCCAAACCAACAACGGATATGGAGTATGACCCTCTGTCGAACTATTCGGCTAAGCCAACCATTAAAGAACAAAAGACTTTGGCTTCAGAGGGACAGAGGAGAAAGAGATTGTACTCTGAAAAACAAGGGGAAGCTGAGGAGTATGTCCCAACGGTGAAGAAACCGAAGTCATCATTTCCTAAAGCAGACGTCCCAAAATACACTGCAAGCTTCTCTGAATCTGATGAGGAAAGTTCTGGGACAGAGTATCGCCCGGTGTCTGTAAGTCGTCTAAAGCACAACAGGATTAACACTGGCTTGATAAAGTCAAGTGCAATGGgacaacagaagaaacaaatatcTAAAACAGAAGCTTACTTTTCACCTTGCGAATCGGATGATACAGAGTCTCAGGATGTGAACAGGACAAacaaaaagacagacaaaaaGGTGTCTGTGAGTCAGACGAAAACTATTAAAGCAGATAAAGTTAAAAAAGAGAACAAAGACTTCATTAAGAAGAGTCAAAAAGAAGGACGGGACAGTTCAAGTGTGGACAAGACGTCAAAGAGTTCAAGTAAAAAAGACAACAGTCAAAGTAAGAACATTGAGGGAAGCAGTAAATCCAAGGAAAAGTCGCATAAAGACAAGTCAGCTTTGAAGAGCGCTGATGAAAAAAACAAGAAGGTAGTAAAAATAAAGAGTGAAAGTAGCCAcaaggaaaaaaataaagcaagCGACAGCATTAAGAAGCCCAAAATGGACAAGCCTGTCAAAACCGATAAGACGTCATCCAAAATCAAAGACCAGAAAAACGGAAAACTTGAGAGCGGCTCAAAGGAGAAGGACAAAAAGAAGAGCAGCAGCAACACTAAGGataaaagtaagaaaagcagCTCAGTTCATGACCACAAAGAGGCAAAGAAGAGCAAACAGAGGAATCTGAGCCACGTGGACTTGTTCGGTGCTGACAGTGCtgaagaggaagaagaggaagacGAGAGGATTGTGAGGAAGTCGGCTTCTGCTTTTAAACGAGGAGGCCTCGTCAATAATAAGAGGAAAAGCTCTTCGTCGTCAGAGGATGATTCTGaagtggatgatgatgatgatggtggtgtggATGCAGAGGACTTCTCCTGTCTTCAGGATGTGATGGAGTATGACTCCGACCCCATGGAGGAGTGTCTGCGGATATTTAATGAATCCAAAGAAGTGAAGAGGGAGGACAAAGGGAGACAAGCTAAGCAG ccttcaagggaacaggaggAGGAAGACGAAGAAACAGAAAGCACTTTAACTACTCTCTTTCCTGGCCAGAAGAAGAGAGTGTCACATTTCAAAGCTCAAGGAAAG TCAGAGACGACGATGAACTCAGTGCCGATGCCTCAGCGGAGGATGACGGCACAGGAGATCTGTTACCAGCGCATGCAGAAAGCACAGCAGCAGGCAGCACAGCTGGCGGAGGCTGTAAAGACTGCATCTGCATCCACCTCcagcaacccagtgctgggaatcTCTGGAGAGAAACGACGGGTGGCACACCGACCAAATGCCTCCCTGCCCTCCTCAAAGCCTG TTGATGCCAGCAGTCGGGTGTTGTCGCCCACAAGGGGGGTGACAGATCAGCTTTCAGTAAAAGCTCAAACATCGGCGGGTATCCTGTCAAAGACCATATCTACTACAGTGCAGAAAAGAGTGGCTCACACACCCACTTTGAAG AGCTCTACCATGAAGCGACCTGTCATTCCTACTGAATTTGGGGCCAAGGTACCCACCATTGTCCGCCAGCGTTACCTCAACATCTTCATCGACGAGTGCCTGAAGTTCTGCTCCTCTGAACAGGACGCTTTCCAATTG GCTCTGGAGGAAGAGAAGGTGGTTTATGACAGAAGCAGCAGTAAAAACATCTACCTGAATGTGGCTGTGAACACGGTGAAGAAGCTCCGCAGCAGAACCACGCCTGCGTCTCCTGTCACCA AGAGCCCGGCTGTATCTGTGAATAAAAAAGCTCAGTCTCATGAAGATGTTCTTGGTGGACGACTTGCTGCCACAACCAGCTTCACAATCAACCGCTCCGGGAAACAGCATGATGTCAACCTGAAGG GTGCCATTCTTTACAAGAAACTAAGAAAATATGCTATGACAGAAGAGCAGCTGCAGGAGCACGGCTACCCTCTGCCTCATCCAGAGATATCAGGACACGCTGTCGTCCATAACCTACCAGAGAAGAAAAACAATGACC ctttctccaaaatctGCTGTCGATGTGGAGCTGAGTATAAGGTGAACTCTAACGGCAGCTGTGTGCGTAAAGAGGAGTGCAGTCATCACTGGGGCAGATTACGCAGAAACAGAG TTCCAGGAGGTTGGGAGACACTTTACAACTGCTGCTCTGGTGCGGTCGGTTCTCCTGGATGTGAAGTGTGTAAA CAACATGTACAAGATGGGCGAAAGGAATCTTTGGATGGATTTGTAAAGACTTTTAGCAAACCCTTGCCAGTAGATGGTAATGCCGGCGTCTACGCCTTGGACTGTGAGATG TGCTACACAAAGCAAGGTTTGGAGCTGACCAGAGTGACCGTCATTAACTCTGAACTTAAGGTGGTCTACGACACTTTTGTCAAACCAGGAAGCAGAGTGGTGGATTACAACACACG GTTTTCAGGTGTGACGGCGGATGATCTGGAAAACACCACCATCAGTCTGCGGGACGTCCAGGCGGTGCTGCTCAGCATGTTCAGCGCAGACTCCATCCTCATCGGACACAGTCTAGAGAGCGACCTGTTTGCACTCAag CTCATTCACAGTATGGTTGTAGACACTGCTATTGTGTTTCCTCATCGTCTGGGTTTGCCCTACAAACGTGCTCTGCGTAACCTTATGGCCGACTACCTCAAACGCATCATCCAGGACAACG TCGGAGGGCATGACTCCAGTGAGGACGCCAGGGCCTGCATGGAGCTCATGGTCTGGAAAATCAAAGAGGATGCCAAGGTGAAGAGATGA